In one Sphingomonas sp. AP4-R1 genomic region, the following are encoded:
- a CDS encoding NAD(P)H-binding protein — MYAVTGASGQLGRLVIEELLGRVAPERIVALVRDPARVADFAERGVIVRAFDYADPATLAPALQGVQRLLLISSSEVGQREAQHQAVVDAAKAAAVSAIAYTSILRADTNPFGLAVEHRATEAAIKASGLRYALLRNGWYTENYTMNARPAVEHGAVIGSTGEGRISAAARADYAAAAAAVLVNVDIVDQVYELAGDQSFTLGEYAAALAAASGKPVAYVHMSEQVFRETLEGMGLPSPLAAMLADSSAKAADGPLFDDSHTLSGLIGRPTTPLADVVAKALA, encoded by the coding sequence ATGTACGCTGTTACCGGAGCATCGGGCCAACTTGGCCGTCTCGTCATCGAGGAACTGCTGGGCCGGGTGGCGCCCGAGCGGATCGTAGCGCTGGTGCGCGATCCGGCGCGCGTGGCCGATTTCGCCGAGCGCGGCGTGATCGTGCGCGCGTTCGATTATGCCGATCCGGCCACGCTCGCGCCCGCGCTGCAGGGCGTGCAGCGGCTGCTGCTGATCTCGTCGAGCGAAGTCGGCCAGCGCGAGGCGCAGCATCAGGCCGTGGTCGACGCGGCCAAGGCGGCGGCCGTCTCGGCCATCGCCTATACGAGCATCCTGCGCGCCGACACGAACCCGTTCGGCCTCGCCGTCGAGCATCGCGCGACCGAGGCGGCGATCAAGGCGAGCGGCCTGCGCTACGCGTTGCTGCGGAACGGCTGGTACACCGAGAATTACACGATGAACGCCAGGCCCGCAGTCGAGCATGGCGCCGTGATCGGCAGCACGGGCGAGGGGCGCATCTCGGCGGCCGCCCGCGCGGATTATGCGGCGGCGGCGGCGGCGGTGTTGGTGAATGTCGATATCGTCGATCAGGTCTATGAACTGGCGGGCGACCAGAGCTTCACGCTGGGCGAATATGCGGCGGCTTTGGCGGCCGCGAGCGGCAAGCCGGTCGCTTATGTCCACATGAGCGAGCAGGTGTTCCGCGAGACGCTGGAAGGAATGGGCCTGCCCAGTCCGCTCGCCGCGATGCTGGCGGACAGCAGCGCCAAGGCGGCGGACGGTCCTCTGTTCGATGACAGCCACACGCTGAGCGGGCTGATCGGGCGGCCTACGACGCCGCTGGCGGACGTGGTGGCCAAGGCTCTGGCCTGA
- a CDS encoding 3'(2'),5'-bisphosphate nucleotidase CysQ: MNAPVLTDTELAAGIAATAGELLVSLQRSGLFAGKALGQAGDLVANRFIMEALRTQRPEDAILSEEELNDTARCTQSRVWIVDPLDGTREYGEGRADWAVHIALAVDGRAEAGAVALPGLGLVLRSDRVAMPAASGGPLRMLVSRTRPAAEAVAVAEALGAELVPMGSAGAKAMAVVRGEAEIYLHTGGQYEWDNCAPVAVAAAAGLHVSRVDGRPLTYNHPNPYLPDLLICRPELAGEVLRLAAAYGG, translated from the coding sequence GTGAACGCCCCTGTTCTGACCGACACCGAACTGGCCGCAGGCATCGCGGCGACGGCGGGCGAACTGCTCGTCTCGCTCCAGCGATCGGGCCTGTTCGCGGGCAAGGCGCTGGGGCAGGCGGGCGATCTCGTCGCCAACCGCTTCATCATGGAGGCGCTGCGGACGCAGCGGCCCGAGGATGCGATCCTCTCCGAAGAGGAACTGAATGACACCGCGCGCTGCACGCAGAGCCGCGTGTGGATCGTCGATCCGCTCGACGGCACGCGCGAATATGGCGAGGGCCGCGCCGACTGGGCGGTGCATATCGCGCTGGCGGTGGACGGCCGGGCCGAGGCGGGCGCGGTGGCGCTGCCGGGGCTGGGTCTGGTGCTGCGGTCGGATCGGGTGGCGATGCCCGCAGCGTCGGGCGGCCCGCTGCGGATGCTGGTGAGCCGCACGCGTCCCGCTGCCGAGGCGGTGGCGGTGGCCGAAGCCCTGGGCGCCGAACTGGTGCCGATGGGCTCGGCCGGCGCCAAGGCGATGGCGGTGGTGCGCGGCGAGGCGGAAATCTATCTCCACACCGGCGGCCAATATGAGTGGGACAATTGCGCGCCGGTGGCGGTGGCGGCGGCGGCGGGGCTGCATGTGAGCCGGGTGGACGGTCGCCCGCTCACCTACAATCACCCCAATCCCTATCTGCCCGATCTGCTGATCTGTCGGCCGGAACTGGCGGGTGAGGTGCTGCGGCTGGCGGCCGCTTACGGGGGTTAA
- a CDS encoding helix-turn-helix domain-containing protein codes for MLERTSSRLADRIARGDLFDTRCPSRAILKHITSTWGMLALIALRQGTLRFSELRRRVNGVSERMLAQTLQQLEGDGLVLRVSYPVVPPHVEYSLTPLGEEAAALVEGLADWIEGNLGTLMKGVEAPEAA; via the coding sequence ATGCTGGAGCGCACCTCGTCCCGCCTGGCCGACCGGATCGCGCGCGGCGATCTGTTCGACACGCGCTGCCCGTCGCGCGCGATCCTGAAGCATATCACCAGCACCTGGGGGATGCTCGCCCTGATCGCGTTGCGGCAAGGCACGCTGCGGTTCAGCGAGCTGCGGCGGCGGGTGAACGGGGTGAGCGAACGGATGCTCGCGCAGACGCTGCAGCAGTTGGAAGGTGACGGTCTGGTGCTGCGCGTCAGCTATCCGGTGGTGCCGCCCCACGTGGAATATAGCCTGACCCCACTGGGCGAGGAGGCGGCGGCTCTGGTCGAGGGACTGGCCGACTGGATCGAGGGGAATTTGGGGACGTTGATGAAGGGGGTAGAGGCGCCGGAAGCGGCCTGA
- a CDS encoding carbohydrate porin, whose product MSTFKTALTAGLLATAMPAIAQTSDTTPDANPANAAAETQEAPKTPSTLTGEWGGLRTKARDAGIDLTGAYVSEFGANVSGGQRKDATETGQFTFGATVDTDKLFGLKGGTLQASITFRRGHNLADPSRAGLGTLQQVQEVYGRGQTWRLTELWYQQDLGGGFDIKAGRMTQGADFNSFSCDFMNLSFCGAPAGNLAGDYWYNWPIAQWGARLRYKTPTWYAMAGAYENNPRNLNNKFIFGYFHGATGVLATGEAGWTPHLGAKGLPGSYRVGGWYNSSDANDLLLGVDRQPFAVTGTNPLRKDSRYGGYVEIQQQLTGTATVDAKGETKTVKGLSIFFNMTQTDRGTQRTDNQTAVGLVLTGAIPGRAADDIGFAVARTNVNARAAQAEVLASPGSEKPNAEYAAELYYGLHLKPWLVLRPNVQYIVDPGGYSDMKDVVVLGVKSAVTF is encoded by the coding sequence TTGTCCACCTTCAAGACCGCGCTGACCGCGGGACTGCTCGCCACCGCCATGCCCGCGATCGCACAGACCAGCGACACGACGCCCGACGCCAACCCGGCCAACGCCGCCGCCGAAACGCAGGAAGCGCCGAAGACCCCGTCCACCCTCACCGGCGAATGGGGCGGCCTCCGCACCAAGGCGCGCGACGCGGGCATCGATCTCACCGGCGCCTACGTTAGCGAGTTCGGCGCGAACGTGTCCGGCGGCCAGCGCAAGGACGCAACCGAGACCGGCCAGTTCACGTTCGGCGCCACCGTCGATACGGATAAATTGTTCGGCCTGAAGGGCGGCACGCTGCAGGCGTCGATCACCTTCCGTCGCGGCCACAATCTCGCCGATCCGTCGCGCGCCGGCCTCGGCACGCTGCAGCAGGTGCAGGAAGTCTATGGTCGCGGCCAGACCTGGCGCCTGACGGAGCTGTGGTATCAGCAGGATCTGGGCGGCGGCTTCGACATCAAGGCCGGCCGCATGACCCAGGGCGCCGACTTCAACAGCTTCTCCTGCGATTTCATGAACCTCAGCTTCTGCGGCGCGCCCGCGGGCAACCTTGCCGGCGATTACTGGTATAACTGGCCGATCGCGCAGTGGGGCGCGCGCCTGCGCTACAAGACGCCGACCTGGTATGCGATGGCCGGTGCGTACGAGAACAATCCGCGCAACCTGAACAACAAGTTCATCTTCGGCTATTTCCACGGCGCCACCGGCGTTCTCGCCACCGGCGAAGCGGGCTGGACCCCGCATCTCGGCGCGAAGGGCCTGCCCGGCAGCTATCGCGTCGGCGGCTGGTATAACAGCTCTGACGCGAACGATCTGCTGCTCGGCGTCGATCGCCAGCCCTTCGCCGTGACGGGCACCAATCCGTTGCGGAAAGACTCGCGCTATGGCGGCTATGTCGAGATCCAGCAGCAACTGACCGGCACCGCGACCGTCGATGCCAAGGGCGAGACCAAGACGGTCAAGGGCCTGAGCATCTTCTTCAACATGACGCAGACCGATCGCGGCACGCAGCGCACCGACAATCAGACCGCTGTCGGCCTGGTCCTGACCGGCGCGATTCCGGGCCGTGCCGCCGACGATATCGGGTTCGCCGTCGCCCGCACGAACGTGAACGCCCGCGCCGCGCAGGCGGAGGTGCTCGCGTCGCCAGGCTCGGAAAAGCCGAACGCCGAATATGCGGCCGAACTCTATTACGGCCTTCACCTGAAGCCGTGGCTCGTGCTGCGTCCGAACGTCCAGTATATCGTCGATCCGGGCGGCTATTCGGACATGAAGGATGTCGTCGTTCTCGGCGTGAAGAGCGCGGTGACCTTCTAA
- a CDS encoding sugar MFS transporter, with protein MTYSREGAKAGSRSLTILVIALFFIWGGATSLNDILIPKLKGLYSLTYLEVMLTQFAFFTAYFIVSIPAGTLITRIGYLKGIVVGLVVTALGALLFWPAASSGIYMSFLGALFVLAAGITILQVAANPFIASLGDERTSSSRLTFAQAFNSLGTTVWPYVGSNLILAGTVGAVDPATLSASALPAYRVQESAVIAHVYVGIAIVLAIIALVFWLRRNAVANERPDAVGFLDSLSLLGQKRILFGVVALFCYVGAEVSIGSLMVNYLGQQDVMGLDARAAGERLSLYWGGAMIGRFIGAALLQRIEPGKLLATFCGATVLLVLTSIFTHGPLAGWSLLAVGLFNSIMFPTIFSLALEGQGDRTPEASGLLCMAIVGGAILPLVSGGIADATGIAAALVIPVVCYVIIGIFGLSNPAKG; from the coding sequence ATGACCTATTCCCGGGAGGGCGCGAAAGCCGGTTCGCGCTCCCTTACGATCCTCGTGATCGCGCTGTTTTTCATATGGGGCGGCGCCACGAGCCTCAACGATATCCTGATCCCGAAACTGAAGGGACTCTACTCGCTCACCTACCTCGAGGTGATGCTGACGCAGTTCGCCTTCTTCACCGCTTACTTCATCGTCTCGATCCCGGCCGGCACGCTGATCACGCGCATCGGCTATCTGAAGGGCATCGTCGTCGGCCTGGTGGTGACGGCGCTGGGCGCCCTGCTCTTCTGGCCCGCTGCCTCGTCCGGCATCTATATGAGCTTCCTCGGCGCGCTGTTCGTGCTGGCGGCGGGCATCACGATCCTGCAGGTGGCGGCGAACCCGTTCATCGCCTCGCTAGGCGACGAGCGCACGTCGAGCAGCCGGCTGACCTTCGCGCAGGCGTTCAATTCGCTCGGCACGACCGTCTGGCCCTATGTCGGCTCCAACCTCATTCTGGCGGGCACCGTCGGCGCGGTCGATCCCGCGACGCTCTCCGCCTCGGCCCTGCCCGCCTATCGCGTGCAGGAAAGCGCGGTCATCGCCCACGTCTATGTCGGCATCGCGATCGTGCTGGCGATCATCGCATTGGTCTTCTGGCTGCGCCGCAATGCGGTCGCCAACGAGCGCCCCGATGCGGTCGGCTTCCTCGACAGCCTTAGCCTGCTCGGCCAGAAGCGCATCCTGTTCGGCGTGGTCGCGCTCTTCTGTTACGTCGGCGCCGAAGTCTCGATCGGCAGCCTGATGGTCAATTATCTGGGCCAGCAGGACGTGATGGGCCTCGATGCCCGCGCGGCCGGCGAGCGCCTTTCGCTCTACTGGGGCGGCGCGATGATCGGCCGCTTCATCGGCGCGGCGCTGCTCCAGCGGATCGAGCCGGGCAAGCTGCTCGCCACCTTCTGCGGCGCGACGGTGCTGCTCGTCCTGACATCGATCTTCACGCACGGCCCGCTGGCCGGCTGGTCGCTGCTCGCGGTCGGCCTGTTCAACTCGATCATGTTCCCCACGATCTTCAGCCTCGCGCTGGAGGGCCAGGGCGATCGCACGCCGGAAGCATCCGGCCTGCTCTGCATGGCCATCGTCGGCGGCGCGATCCTGCCGCTCGTCAGCGGCGGTATCGCCGATGCCACGGGCATCGCCGCCGCGCTTGTCATTCCTGTCGTCTGCTATGTCATCATCGGCATCTTCGGGCTCAGCAATCCCGCCAAAGGTTAA
- a CDS encoding GNAT family N-acetyltransferase yields MVRPAVPGDVPDILRLIRHLATYERQPDAVEATEASLHATFFAEGAQVFAHVAEAGGAIVGVAVWFLNYSTWTGRPGIYLEDLVVDEAARGTGAGKALFRALAREAVTRGCARIDWAVLDWNESAMNFYRTIGGRPQSGWQPWRLDEAGIKALAA; encoded by the coding sequence ATGGTCCGTCCCGCCGTGCCGGGCGATGTGCCCGATATCCTCCGGCTGATCCGCCACCTCGCCACCTATGAGCGTCAGCCGGATGCGGTGGAGGCGACGGAAGCCTCGCTGCACGCCACCTTCTTTGCGGAGGGCGCGCAGGTCTTCGCGCATGTCGCGGAGGCGGGCGGGGCGATCGTGGGGGTCGCCGTGTGGTTCCTCAATTATTCGACCTGGACGGGGCGACCCGGCATTTACCTGGAGGATCTCGTCGTCGATGAGGCGGCGCGCGGCACGGGCGCGGGCAAGGCCTTGTTCCGGGCGCTGGCGCGGGAGGCGGTGACGCGCGGTTGCGCGCGGATCGATTGGGCGGTTCTGGACTGGAATGAGAGCGCGATGAATTTCTACCGGACGATCGGCGGCAGGCCGCAATCGGGATGGCAGCCCTGGCGCCTGGACGAGGCCGGCATCAAGGCGCTGGCGGCATGA
- the cysN gene encoding sulfate adenylyltransferase subunit CysN, with product MTDPIYKTDALIAEDIDAYLAQHQHKTLLRFITCGSVDDGKSTLIGRLLYDSKMIFEDQLAALEADSKRVGTQGQEIDFALLVDGLAAEREQGITIDVAYRFFATEKRKFIVADTPGHEQYTRNMVTGASTADLAVILVDARKGVLTQTRRHSYLAQLIGIRNIVLAVNKMDLVDYDQSVFDRIRLAYRAFASEIGITDFTAIPISGFKGDNIASLSEKTPWYRGKTLIEHLETVPVDQTADQAKPFRMPVQWVNRPNLDFRGFSGLIATGSVKPGDAVRVLPSGKTSSIARIVTLGGDLDEAVAGQSVTLTLADEVDCSRGDVIAIADNPPQAADQFETTIVWMADEAMLPGRSYWLKSATQTVSATIQAPKYQVNVNTLEHLAAKTLELNAIGVANIATDRPLVFEPYADNRTLGGFILIDKITNATVAAGMIHFSLRRAQNVHWQAQDISREAHAALKNQTPAVLWFTGLSGAGKSTIANLVEKKLARMNRHTFLLDGDNVRHGLNKDLGFTDADRVENIRRVGEVAKLMTDAGLIVITAFISPFRAERELVRQMMKPGEFIEVHVDTPLAEAEARDVKGLYAKARAGDLKNFTGIDSPYEAPDAPEIRIDTTALTPEEAADLIVAKLIP from the coding sequence GTGACCGATCCCATCTACAAAACCGATGCCCTCATCGCCGAGGATATCGACGCCTATCTGGCGCAGCATCAGCACAAGACGTTGCTGCGCTTCATCACCTGCGGCTCGGTGGATGATGGAAAATCCACGCTTATCGGGCGCTTGCTGTACGATTCGAAGATGATCTTCGAAGATCAGCTGGCGGCGCTCGAGGCGGATTCCAAGCGTGTCGGCACGCAGGGACAGGAGATCGATTTCGCTCTGCTGGTGGACGGTCTCGCCGCCGAGCGCGAGCAGGGCATCACGATCGACGTCGCCTATCGCTTCTTCGCGACCGAGAAGCGCAAGTTCATCGTCGCCGATACGCCCGGCCACGAACAATATACGCGCAACATGGTGACGGGCGCGTCCACCGCCGATCTCGCCGTGATCCTCGTCGATGCGCGCAAGGGTGTGCTGACGCAGACGCGGCGCCATTCCTATCTGGCGCAGTTGATCGGCATCCGGAATATCGTGCTGGCGGTGAACAAGATGGATCTGGTCGATTATGACCAGTCCGTGTTCGATCGCATCCGGCTCGCCTATCGCGCCTTCGCCAGCGAGATCGGCATCACCGATTTCACCGCCATCCCGATTTCGGGTTTCAAGGGCGACAATATCGCGTCGCTCTCCGAGAAGACCCCCTGGTATCGCGGCAAGACCCTGATCGAGCATCTGGAGACGGTGCCGGTCGATCAGACCGCCGATCAGGCGAAGCCTTTCCGGATGCCGGTGCAGTGGGTGAACCGGCCCAATCTCGATTTCCGTGGCTTTTCCGGCCTGATCGCGACGGGTTCGGTGAAGCCGGGCGATGCCGTGCGCGTGCTGCCTTCTGGCAAGACCTCCAGCATCGCGCGCATCGTCACGCTGGGCGGCGACCTAGACGAAGCGGTGGCGGGCCAGTCGGTCACGCTGACGCTCGCTGACGAGGTGGATTGCTCGCGCGGCGACGTGATCGCCATCGCCGACAATCCCCCGCAGGCCGCCGACCAGTTCGAGACGACGATCGTGTGGATGGCGGACGAGGCGATGCTGCCCGGCCGCTCCTATTGGCTCAAGTCCGCCACGCAGACCGTGAGCGCGACGATCCAGGCGCCGAAATATCAGGTCAACGTCAATACGTTGGAGCATCTTGCTGCCAAGACTCTGGAACTGAACGCGATCGGCGTTGCGAACATCGCGACCGATCGGCCGCTGGTGTTCGAGCCTTATGCCGACAATCGCACGCTCGGCGGATTCATTCTGATCGACAAGATCACGAACGCCACCGTGGCGGCGGGGATGATCCATTTCTCGCTGCGGCGGGCGCAGAATGTCCACTGGCAGGCGCAGGATATCAGCCGCGAGGCGCATGCCGCGCTCAAGAACCAGACCCCCGCCGTGCTGTGGTTCACCGGGCTTTCGGGCGCGGGCAAGTCGACGATCGCCAATCTGGTCGAGAAGAAGCTGGCGCGGATGAACCGCCACACCTTCCTGCTGGACGGGGACAATGTGCGCCACGGCCTGAACAAGGATCTGGGCTTCACCGATGCCGATCGCGTGGAGAATATCCGTCGCGTGGGCGAGGTGGCCAAGCTGATGACCGATGCGGGCCTGATCGTGATCACCGCCTTCATCTCGCCCTTCCGCGCCGAGCGGGAACTGGTGCGCCAGATGATGAAGCCGGGCGAGTTCATCGAGGTGCATGTCGACACGCCATTGGCCGAGGCCGAGGCGCGCGACGTGAAGGGCCTCTATGCGAAGGCGCGCGCGGGCGATCTGAAGAATTTCACCGGCATCGACAGCCCCTATGAGGCGCCGGATGCTCCCGAAATCCGCATCGACACCACCGCGCTCACGCCCGAAGAGGCGGCGGACCTGATCGTGGCGAAGCTGATCCCGTGA
- a CDS encoding ATP-binding protein — protein MSDALLTRIVAALERMSPPPPASADPLAAPAYVWRDGALVAAREFSPLPLALLEGIDPQKAQLTDNLRRLAGGLPAHDVLLWGARGTGKSALVKAAVGQIQAEQGKLALIEVAGDTLDALPPLFDRIAGVDRAFAIFIDDLGFADGDGGPRRLRSLLEGGAEARPANARLLVTANRRHIVERHMSEQTDVINPRDVADDKLALADRFGLSLGFHVVDQPTYVAMVAGYAKAHGLTFDPQEAIAWATTRGHRSGRVAWQYVVELAGRQGTVL, from the coding sequence ATGAGCGACGCTTTGCTGACCCGCATCGTCGCGGCGCTGGAGCGGATGTCGCCCCCGCCGCCGGCCTCGGCCGATCCGCTGGCTGCGCCCGCTTATGTGTGGCGCGACGGCGCTCTGGTGGCCGCGCGCGAATTTTCGCCGCTGCCGCTGGCGCTGCTCGAAGGCATCGATCCGCAGAAGGCGCAACTGACCGACAATCTCCGCCGGCTGGCGGGCGGGTTGCCCGCGCATGACGTGTTGCTGTGGGGCGCGCGCGGCACGGGCAAGTCGGCTTTGGTGAAGGCAGCCGTTGGCCAGATTCAGGCCGAGCAGGGCAAGCTCGCCTTGATCGAGGTGGCGGGCGATACGCTGGATGCGCTGCCGCCTCTGTTCGATCGGATCGCGGGCGTCGATCGCGCCTTCGCCATCTTCATCGACGATCTGGGTTTTGCCGATGGCGACGGCGGCCCGCGCCGTCTGCGCTCGCTGCTGGAGGGCGGCGCCGAGGCGCGCCCGGCCAATGCGCGCCTGCTGGTGACGGCCAATCGCCGCCACATCGTCGAGCGGCACATGAGCGAGCAGACCGACGTCATCAATCCGCGCGACGTGGCGGACGACAAGCTGGCGCTGGCCGATCGCTTCGGCCTCAGCCTCGGCTTCCATGTTGTCGATCAGCCGACCTACGTGGCGATGGTGGCGGGTTATGCGAAGGCGCACGGCTTGACCTTCGATCCGCAGGAGGCGATCGCCTGGGCGACGACGCGCGGCCACCGCTCCGGCCGCGTCGCGTGGCAATATGTGGTCGAACTGGCCGGGCGGCAGGGGACGGTGCTCTAA
- a CDS encoding DMT family transporter, with protein MKGLALVIGAYCAMLWRTVAALPLTGLLLARGGASWPTLAVLMLHVQRGAVTAVSAIGYFYGLTRLPMAEGIALSFISPLVALYCSAVLLGERIGRRQIIASLLGVAGVAVLIAGRLTGQVDRGAIGGGVAILGAAAIYGYGLTLLRRQAQAASAVEITFFQNATTLMWLLPLAPWLAPLPALSHWPMIILGAVLAQMSVFLLAWAYARAEAKTLIPVEYSAFVWSAILGALFFGETLTVTVLAGAALIVAGCVVAALSRRPEPMAAEVSL; from the coding sequence ATGAAGGGGCTCGCTCTGGTGATCGGAGCCTATTGCGCGATGCTGTGGCGTACGGTCGCGGCGCTGCCGCTGACCGGCCTGTTGCTGGCGCGGGGCGGGGCGTCGTGGCCGACGCTCGCGGTGCTGATGCTGCATGTCCAGCGCGGCGCCGTGACGGCCGTTTCGGCGATCGGCTATTTTTATGGGCTCACCCGTCTGCCGATGGCGGAGGGCATCGCCTTGTCCTTCATCTCGCCGCTGGTGGCGCTCTATTGTTCGGCGGTGCTGCTGGGCGAGCGGATCGGGCGTCGACAGATCATCGCCTCGCTGCTCGGCGTGGCGGGCGTCGCGGTCCTGATCGCGGGGCGGCTGACGGGGCAGGTGGATCGCGGCGCGATCGGCGGCGGTGTGGCGATCCTCGGCGCGGCGGCCATCTATGGCTATGGGCTCACCCTGCTGCGGCGACAGGCGCAGGCGGCGAGCGCGGTGGAGATCACCTTCTTCCAGAATGCCACCACGCTGATGTGGCTGTTGCCGCTGGCGCCGTGGCTTGCGCCTTTGCCCGCGCTGTCGCACTGGCCGATGATCATCCTGGGGGCGGTGCTGGCGCAGATGTCGGTGTTCCTGCTCGCCTGGGCCTATGCCAGAGCGGAGGCGAAGACGTTGATCCCGGTGGAATATTCGGCGTTTGTCTGGTCCGCGATCCTGGGGGCGCTGTTTTTCGGCGAGACGCTGACCGTGACGGTGCTGGCGGGCGCGGCGTTGATCGTGGCGGGATGCGTGGTCGCGGCCTTGTCCCGCCGGCCGGAGCCGATGGCGGCGGAGGTGTCGCTGTGA
- the cysD gene encoding sulfate adenylyltransferase subunit CysD, with translation MAAGLCVGQMSRNMSNKTLTHLERLEAESIHILREVVAEAEKPVMLYSVGKDSAVMLHLARKAFYPSPPPFPLLHVDTTWKFKAMYELRDRMARESGMELLVYQNPEARERGINPFDHGALHTDMWKTEGLKQALDLYGFDAAFGGARRDEEKSRAKERIFSFRSANHRWDPKNQRPELWNLYNAKKAKGESIRVFPISNWTELDIWQYIQLNDVPIVPLYFAQKRPTVERDGMLLMVDDDRFPLEPGEVPVDRSIRFRTLGCYPLTGAVESEAATLSEVIQEMLLTTTSERQGRAIDKDAGGAGMEKKKQEGYF, from the coding sequence ATGGCGGCCGGCCTCTGCGTGGGCCAGATGAGCCGCAACATGTCGAACAAGACCCTGACCCATCTCGAGCGTCTCGAGGCCGAGAGCATCCACATCCTGCGCGAAGTCGTCGCCGAGGCCGAGAAGCCGGTGATGCTCTATTCGGTGGGCAAGGACAGCGCGGTGATGCTCCACCTTGCGCGCAAGGCCTTTTACCCGAGCCCGCCGCCTTTCCCGCTGCTGCATGTCGATACGACGTGGAAGTTCAAGGCGATGTACGAGCTGCGCGACCGGATGGCGCGCGAGAGCGGCATGGAACTGCTCGTCTATCAGAATCCCGAGGCCAGGGAGCGGGGGATCAACCCGTTCGATCATGGCGCGCTCCACACCGACATGTGGAAGACGGAAGGGCTGAAGCAGGCGCTGGACCTGTACGGCTTCGACGCGGCCTTTGGCGGCGCCCGGCGCGATGAGGAGAAGAGCAGGGCCAAGGAGCGCATCTTCTCGTTCCGTTCGGCCAATCATCGCTGGGATCCGAAGAACCAGCGGCCGGAATTGTGGAACCTCTACAATGCCAAGAAGGCGAAGGGGGAAAGCATCCGCGTCTTCCCCATCTCCAACTGGACCGAACTGGACATCTGGCAATATATCCAGCTGAACGACGTGCCGATCGTGCCGCTCTATTTCGCGCAGAAGCGCCCGACCGTGGAGCGTGACGGAATGCTGCTGATGGTGGATGACGATCGCTTTCCGCTGGAGCCCGGCGAAGTGCCGGTCGATCGATCGATCCGCTTCCGCACGCTCGGCTGCTATCCGCTGACGGGGGCTGTGGAGAGCGAGGCGGCGACCCTGTCCGAAGTGATCCAGGAAATGCTGCTCACCACCACCTCCGAACGACAGGGCCGCGCGATCGACAAGGATGCGGGCGGGGCCGGCATGGAGAAGAAGAAGCAGGAGGGGTATTTCTGA